CCCCGTCCTCTGATCCCCCGCATGAGGGGCACTTAGATGGCGAGATGCCAGAACTTTTGTCACGATCGTACGGCGGTTGTCCCTTAAGGAGCTTGACGGAAGATTTAATcgctttttttttttccaGGTAGCAAAGTCGGCGACAGCCGTATAGGCGAAGCGGTAACTTCTCACGGCAATGTCGGTATTTTTCTTGAATGATAGGTCATCAGCAGACTAGTGGCTCAGCATGCATCTTGCTTGGGACAAAGCAACACCATTCGCATCGAGACAGTGGGCGATGCGCCCTGAATTCTGGGCTTAGCCAGTCGATTTTGAAAGCAGGTGTGACATTGTAGAGGCGGAGAGCGAATCACAGGCACAGTCGAGCTGTGGCATCTGTATCCTCAGGCGCTGATATAGACTGAATTATGAGTTATCCAATTTAAAGTAACTTTAAGCCTCTCGATCTCCTCCCGCTAGGCTGATGGAGGGTATATTCGACTGAGACACAGAAGTATAGCTGAGGCTGCTATTTCCGTTCTCTTGGCTGATGTTTATCGAAGTGCTGTGACCACACTTGAGATGCGCTGGAGATCCAAAGCAGAGGTTGCAAGCGTACCAAGATGAGGACAAGCGCGTGTTTGAAGTTGTAAGAGAGTGGGTCAAGCAAAGCCATCTGATTTGCAGCGGCAGGACAAGGGTTTTGGGCAAGAAGCGGGACGAGTATCTTGTTCCTGCCGTTTTGGCGTAGAAGCCGCTATCCAGGGCATCTGATTGGATATTACTGACATGTCTCAGCTGCTAGCAGGGAGACCGGCGTGTCTCAGATCTGTGTCAAGACCAGGGGTAGATGGATGAGGTCCACTGATACGTCGAATAATATCCACTCAAAACCCACAGGCTGATTTCGTGGCTCATGTTTAAACACCCATAGTCCACTAGAAGCTCACTGGAACAAGCTCACCAACAGCGCCTTTGCGCCTGAAAAGTCACATCTTACAGGCGAGCCGATTAGGCGAGGACCACGTCAGAGCTCAGTCTGAGCACATTTAGATAGTGGATTTCAATTAATTGTTGTGGATCATTTAGGCTATGAATAGCAGATGGCGTTCACTTTCTCTTAGACAAGAGCATCTCCAAACAGCCGGTCCTTTCATCTTGACAGTCTATCGCTCAGTCCGCAACCGATCTCGATTTGTTTTCATCTCTAATGTTTTAGTCTATTCTTCAGCTCTCAGCTCAGCTACTAAATTTGCTACACCTGAAGATCCGTTCCTACCAAAGTCGATACGCCTGAACATCGAACGACACCACGATTCCTTCATAGAAAAGAAATCCGCTACTATCACGATTAGTGCAGAAACCCCCATCTTCAAGCCTTCAGATCATCTTCACATCTCACAACAAGTGCCGGATCCTCTCTAGGGGTCAGGGAATAGCCCAGTTGATACTGTTACATCGCGTTGAGACTCCGTTGTTTTCCTTTGCATCCATATCATCCGACCAGTGCTTCCCCTCGTCTCATGTCCATAGCTAGGTATGTAGGGAGGGACCTTCTGTAGAGTCTCATTCGCATATTCACTTTTACGCGCAACAATTTATTCCAGCGCAACGCGTCATCTATTTGTCAGTGTGTTACGAGCTGTTTCTTGAGTTTTCCGTGCCTGAGCTTGTGCCTGAGCCTGTGCCTGGAGCTATGATGGCTCTCCACAGTGAGCACGGTGGTTTCTTCCATAGACTTGGGTTGACGCCCGACAGCTTGGAACATAAACGAGGCTGTCAATTGACGTGGTAACAATAGACTTACATAACCCTTATAAACGCGTCAATGCTCAAGCTGTTGAAGGTTTGTTTAGGTGTTCTGATAGTGACGATATCGtgatcttgatcttcatgGGATGTGCTGCACACTGCGGCCGTCAACCTCAGGACGGCTAGAGGATGCTCTGCCCGTTTCCGCTTCGAGATAAGCTGTACCGTAAATAGGAAGTTGTAGGATAATCTGCCGTGCACTAACTCCAACAGAATTTCTttgctcatcttcttcaagcgTTCCATAATTCTTCTATGGGTCGCCCGGTAAGGCCGTTTTGTGGCCAGGGTCTCATACATCCGTTCCTGAATCACTACTCAAATGGGAAATTACACCACCACCTTTTGGGAGTGAGCATGATTCAGGCCTTGTCGATTTCCTCAAAATGGACATCATGAACCAATTGCGATACTTTAATCTCCCCGCAATGAGCTTCTTTCATTTTCTTGTTACGTTACATACCTAGCACCCTGGAAAGATAACTTCTGGAAGGCCTCTGCCCTCTGTATCTGTCACAACGTTTCCGTCTTTCCCCCAGCGCTTGGAGATTCTGGAAATAGAACAGCAGAAACATCGCCCACAACGGGTCCGATCCCCTTAAAAcattaatatatttaacaAACTCTCATGGAAACGTTAATGTTATCGTATCCCGGTCATAGCCCTATCATGCCGAACCGGTCTTCCGTTCCCTACCTTAGCCCGTGCTGTTGGCTGCTGCTTGCACGATGCAACAGTTACTCCTTGTTGATCCTCTTCCACACTTCATGCTCGGCTGCAGCAAGACTCTCGCCTGCAGCCGAAGCCCACTTCTTGGCGGCCGACCAGACtccctcctcatcgtcgtctccTATCAGAGATGGCCTGCGCTCCTGGGCGACTGATGCTTCGTGAGCCGCACGCTGGGCACTGGAGAACTCGGACGCGTGCACGTTTTGGTGATAACCAGGTGGATGAGAAAAGTCGCTTCCGGAGCCTCCGCCTGGCACGCCCGTTGGGCCCAGGCCAGCCATCGGGGACGGGCCAGGAACAGGAGCTGTAGTCGTCGCTGAACGAGTAGCGGCGAACTCAGACCCACTGGATATAGGCGCATAGGGCACCTGTGCTGGTGTAAACTGTGTCTGTGTCTCGCGCATAGTCTCGCCGGTctttggaggtggtggtaAATACGCTCCGTTTTGCGGCTCCGGTACAGCTCCCGGTTGCGGGGCCGGAGGGCTCGAATCTACAACCGCCCGTGTTGGAGTTGGCTGGATGTTGGCGGAAGGTTGAGGTGCCCCAGTTGGAGCTGGCATAGACGGGCGAGCGCCTGGCTGAGCTGCCGGGTAAGTGGACGTCGGCACTTCATTGCTTGCTGGTACTTCGGCTGGCGCCACTGGGTCATTTGAGTGCGCCGTCTTTGGTGTGATTCCTGACGCCTTTGCTGCCGTGATAGGGCTTGAGGTGTGAATAGGAATTGGAGGCATATTGGTGAGTCCTAGACGCTGGTCCTGTATGGAGGTGTATGGTTGACTCTCCTGCGTTCCGAGCGTTTGTGTTCTTCCAAGGTGAGATTTCGTGTTACCCAAGTTTTTGAATCTGTAAAGTACTTGTCCTAAAACATTGAGTGTGATGAGATGTTGTCTGAATAAGAGAGTGGCGATGGATGCCAACTACGTCATGTGATCTGCCTTAGGTGCCTCGCACGCGGGTTACCTGCAGTCAGCGGGGAAATGCCGATCAGATTCCCGTCGATAGTTCCGTGTCTTTTTCCTATTTCCAAATGCGGAATACGAGAATTGATTCTTGGACAAACGGTACCTATGCTCTCTACTTGGATTTTGCGATAGAGTGACGCAAGACTCCCATTGGATACACAACTACCCTAAGGTTGCACGGCGTTGGTGCTTTTTCCTTCCTCTTCATGTCTTCATGGTCAATACGAAGGCCATGTAATGGTCCAGTTTTAGTGGCAGTATTTAATGCATCGAAATGGTGAGAAAGCTCTGGGATTGGGAAAGCAACGGCTCTGACGGAGGAACGATTGAGTTGGATTTTGAATGGTGCAGGTTGAATTGAGAATAACACATTGCGGTGATGAAAAAATGGACAGATGGCTCATTTTGAAGAAATCGGATAATCTGACCTAATAATNNNNNNNNNNNNNNNNNNNNNNNNNNNNNNNNNNNNNNNNNNNNNNNNNNNNNNNNNNNNNNNNNNNNNNNNNNNNNNNNNNNNNNNNNNNNNNNNNNNNNNNNNNNNNNNNNNNNNNNNNNNNNNNNNNNNNNNNNNNAGCAGTACTACATGAAACTCCCAAGTTCCCAATAAGAAATACCCAGCCCAAAAACCCATATACAGCAAGCTAGTGGAGATATCCTAAGATCGCTAAATGCTAACCAGGCTATGGTGCCATCTATATATACAACCAGTTAAGAGCATAATCTACCTTATCATCCACTACATACCTCCCTCCAGTCACGCCAAGAAACAGTCTAGTTCTCGGACGGCTTATAAGGACAACCCGCGAACGCTTTCGTCTTGACAATCGCTTCGAAACCCTTAGTCTCTTCAACACCCTTGCCAACAACCTTATCAGGACCCAAATCCTCAAAAAGGAAACCTTCGGACTTCATACTAGGCCCGCCATCGCCGGGAAGTAACCCACCAGATAGCCATGTGATAATTGCTTCGGGATTCCAACGTTGCCAGAAAGTGGGAGGAACATAGAAAGGCTCTTTCATGTAATGATATGACTTGATGCGTCCGGTCTGCTCGTCAGGATCGGAAAGGTATATGGAGGGCGCTAAGCGAGGGAGGCAGAGATAGCGGACGATGAGTTTTCGAACAAGCAAGAGACTGTATGTCAGAACTGTAATAGCCAAACCTGGCTCTGGGAAACTGTTCTCATGTAAATACCTGGTCGGAGGAATGGAAATAGTATGAACCGAAGACTTACCCAAATGCTCGTCTCAGGCGAGGTCCCATAAGGACACAAGCTGCCGGATATCCAAGGGGAGAAGCAATCTTGGGATACGAATCCAGCAGCATCTCCATAAGAACATGGCCTAGTTTCTGGATTTCCGGTGTAGGGCGCAAATATTTGTCCTCGTAGTCTCCTCCAAAGCGTGTCATGTCCTCGAAGAATTCGAGACCATCTGTCCACTCATTCTTCCCGAGCACAGTCCTGTAGTCGATATCCATCATGTCTGCAACATACTTCCACATAGTTGATAGGCTAGCAACTTCCATGTCGGTGAGTTTGCGGTACTCATAGATGTTGAGGAACCGAACAGGCTCAGCAAAAGAGGCGTAGAGCACATAAAGCAGATCTTCTTGCTTAATCTTGCCGCTCTTGATATATGGAGCGTGAAGGAAGTTTGTGCGCGCAACCGCTTTGTGAAGAACAGGCGACGTAGGAGGGAAGTTTGCGAAGCTGTCATCATGTAAGTCTTCATAACTTGAGTAATGAAATCCAAGTAAACTCACCAGACATAGACGGCTTCAGTATCTGCATATCTAGTATTCGTTAGTAGAAGTCAGAAGAGCCTATGACACTCATTTAGGTACCTTTTGGGCGCCTTCTTTCGATTAGCTAGATCGCTGCCGCCATAGAGAACATGAGCAACGTTTTGAACAGCATATGTCTATGTATTGACGTCGTTAACGTACAAACTTTAAATGTTGACACTAACTCGGTCACTAGTAGTTAGTTAAACATACCTCAAATAGAGCCAATCGAACCGCAAGGTCATAGAATAACGGGAACTCGAATCTAGCGATATTCTGAACAACTTGAAAAGCATCTTGATTTGTCATACGACTCAACGAGGCGCGGTCGTGAAACCCCAACTTGGATCGAAGCGAGTTAATTCTGGAGAAACGCAAAAGAGAACAGAGTGCGACATAACCAAGAAGGGCCCCAAGAATGATTGGACCTGACCAAGAAGTGGGCGCAAAACTGGTCAACAGCTCTGATTGAAGGCTCTCAGAAGCTGAGGCCTTcaagcttggctttgctgcATCCATGACTGTGCTGATGAGCTCCTACAGAGTTACTGAGAGAGGGGAAACAGCGCAAAAGACAAAGGAGAAGCAAGATCTATGAGAGCCAGGAAAGGAATGTGTACATATTTATGGAACCCTTGTAAGAAGTGCGGCCCTCAACCCGAGTTAGGAGTGTTTTAAACATGCTAGATCCATGATGCAGAACCCCACTGGCCCTATCGGATGAGGGGCGTTGGCAATGGCTTTTGTTGTACACCGAAAGTTGTAAGTAGCTAATGTACCAATGGTGCGAGAGAGAGGCTTTTTTGAGGCTGACGCAACTATTCCAAAGTCTAGAAATAGTGTTTGCTATAATATGATTATGCGGTTGAGGCGGATAAGCTGACAACCCTACAACTCAAATTTGCAGCAGTTTGGCAAGCCCCATAGGTACATATCTTTCTATGTTCACTTACTGAAGTCCGACCGGAAGTGAGGAGAAAATAGATATACAATAGCAATAACACAGGGAACAGAAGTGTTAACTAGGAGCTTTTCAGTAGTGATCTCCGACATTTGCACATGTCAATATCGCCAACAGTATCTGGGGTCATTGCTCGTGCAACTCCAGATCAAATCCTTCGCCATTGTGGCAAAGACTGTTGACTGAAGTACAAAGTTACCATCCAAAGCATTGTATACGGATATAGTGGTTGAAATAGAATGCTTTGGCTGCCGATTTAAGCTGTACTCCGCAACTCTATCGAATAGCCTCTTGTGGGGAAGAGACGCTTTACGGATCCAATCGCCAATGCATGTCCGAGGTCCCGGGTCATCAAAAGTCCGGATGGTTTGCGCTAAACCCATTTTGCTGCCGCGATTCAGGCCATGAATGCGCTCCTGGTGTTTTTGAGAGCTTGTTGAGCGCGCGCTggaagcttcttcaaccaacTGGCTATCGATGTGAGCTTGCTCAGCGCTATTCCCACCGCAACATTAGAAAGGTCAAGGCCAATCCATCAATATGGTTGGAAAAGTCAGCGAAAGAGTCCTCCTGCGGGAAGGTATGTTTCATTATCACTTGTCGATAGCGACTCGGCCGTCGCTCTAGACACATGTACTGACAGTTGCCTTAGGTCTTGAGAGAACTGACAATGGCATGAAGC
This genomic stretch from Fusarium oxysporum f. sp. lycopersici 4287 chromosome 5, whole genome shotgun sequence harbors:
- a CDS encoding hypothetical protein (At least one base has a quality score < 10) → MDAAKPSLKASASESLQSELLTSFAPTSWSGPIILGALLGYVALCSLLRFSRINSLRSKLGFHDRASLSRMTNQDAFQVVQNIARFEFPLFYDLAVRLALFETYAVQNVAHVLYGGSDLANRKKAPKRYADTEAVYVCFANFPPTSPVLHKAVARTNFLHAPYIKSGKIKQEDLLYVLYASFAEPVRFLNIYEYRKLTDMEVASLSTMWKYVADMMDIDYRTVLGKNEWTDGLEFFEDMTRFGGDYEDKYLRPTPEIQKLGHVLMEMLLDSYPKIASPLGYPAACVLMGPRLRRAFGFPEPGLAITVLTYSLLLVRKLIVRYLCLPRLAPSIYLSDPDEQTGRIKSYHYMKEPFYVPPTFWQRWNPEAIITWLSGGLLPGDGGPSMKSEGFLFEDLGPDKVVGKGVEETKGFEAIVKTKAFAGCPYKPSEN